A genomic segment from Desulfonatronum lacustre DSM 10312 encodes:
- the rsgA gene encoding ribosome small subunit-dependent GTPase A has product MNLHSLGWTSSLTDAFASRPRPGLVPARVSREDRGVYTLLYEHGRFQAEVSGKLRHRTAARADYPAVGDWVVTEPGDASSRGVIHELLPRRSAFIRRMVGGQSQGQVVAANADIAFLVSGLDREFNPRRIERYLTLAWESGADPVVLLNKADLHAQPELARLQAEAIAPGVAVFLISAATGGGLRDLLTLLGPGRTGVLLGSSGVGKSSIINALIGREARKTSVVREADGRGRHTTTHRQLMVLPTGAMLIDTPGLREIQLLADEKALDRSFEDIDELAASCRFRDCSHNGEPDCAVQHALAEGLLEMDRYESWLRQCKETRFHQREQDVLLRIQEKKRWKTIQKTVREVYRYKGR; this is encoded by the coding sequence ATGAACCTCCATTCCTTGGGCTGGACCTCCAGCTTGACTGATGCCTTTGCTTCCAGACCGCGGCCCGGACTCGTTCCGGCGCGGGTCAGTCGGGAAGACCGGGGGGTGTACACCCTTTTGTACGAGCATGGACGCTTTCAGGCTGAAGTGAGCGGAAAACTCAGGCACCGAACCGCGGCCCGCGCCGATTATCCGGCCGTGGGCGATTGGGTGGTCACGGAACCGGGAGATGCATCCTCTCGGGGCGTGATCCACGAACTTCTGCCCAGAAGGTCGGCTTTTATCCGGCGCATGGTCGGCGGGCAAAGCCAGGGACAGGTGGTCGCGGCCAACGCAGACATCGCCTTTCTGGTCAGCGGGCTGGACCGGGAATTCAATCCCCGACGCATCGAGCGTTATTTGACCTTGGCCTGGGAGTCCGGGGCCGATCCGGTCGTTCTTCTGAACAAGGCGGATCTTCACGCCCAGCCGGAACTGGCCCGGCTCCAAGCCGAAGCCATTGCACCGGGTGTTGCCGTGTTCTTGATCAGCGCCGCAACGGGAGGCGGCTTGCGTGACCTACTGACGCTCCTCGGTCCTGGGCGGACCGGCGTGTTGCTGGGCTCCTCCGGAGTGGGCAAATCGTCGATCATCAACGCCCTCATCGGCCGGGAAGCCCGGAAGACCTCAGTCGTGCGCGAGGCGGACGGCAGGGGCCGACACACGACCACGCACAGGCAACTCATGGTCCTGCCGACGGGTGCGATGCTCATCGACACGCCCGGCCTGCGGGAGATTCAACTTCTGGCCGATGAAAAAGCCCTGGACCGGTCCTTTGAGGACATCGACGAACTGGCGGCTTCATGCCGTTTCCGGGATTGCTCACATAACGGTGAGCCGGACTGCGCCGTGCAGCATGCTCTTGCGGAGGGATTGCTGGAAATGGATCGATACGAGAGCTGGCTGCGTCAATGCAAGGAAACCAGGTTTCATCAACGAGAGCAGGATGTCCTGCTGAGGATTCAGGAAAAGAAGCGCTGGAAAACCATCCAGAAGACGGTTCGGGAGGTATATCGATATAAAGGGAGATGA
- a CDS encoding metallophosphoesterase: MSTLPFWIGFGDIHEQTANIRLIPELADAAAVLVSGDLTNRGRKNAAERILRDIQRINPRIFAQIGNMDYPEVEDFLNLQGMNIHARGLDLGNGVGLMGVGYSTPTPFGTPGEVSDEQLGLWLVQAHEPVKDLPHLLLVAHNPPFNTAADKVGGRTSVGSRAVRAFIETIQPEVCLTGHIHEARAEDRIGKTQVINPGPLAGGGYALIRLTESGLRGELRMTGKARL, encoded by the coding sequence GTGAGCACACTCCCTTTTTGGATCGGATTCGGCGACATTCATGAACAGACCGCGAACATTCGCCTGATCCCGGAACTGGCCGACGCCGCGGCGGTCCTTGTCAGCGGAGATCTGACCAATCGTGGCCGCAAGAACGCCGCCGAGCGGATACTTCGGGATATCCAGCGCATCAATCCCAGAATTTTCGCCCAGATCGGCAACATGGACTATCCGGAAGTCGAGGATTTTCTGAATCTCCAGGGAATGAACATCCATGCCCGCGGCCTGGACCTGGGAAACGGGGTCGGCTTGATGGGCGTGGGCTACTCCACCCCCACGCCCTTCGGTACGCCGGGTGAAGTCTCCGACGAGCAATTGGGCCTTTGGCTGGTCCAGGCCCATGAGCCGGTCAAGGACCTGCCGCACCTGCTCCTGGTGGCCCACAATCCGCCCTTCAACACTGCCGCGGACAAGGTCGGCGGCAGGACGTCCGTGGGCAGCAGAGCAGTGCGCGCCTTCATTGAGACGATTCAGCCGGAGGTTTGCCTGACCGGGCATATCCACGAAGCCCGGGCCGAGGATCGCATCGGCAAGACCCAGGTAATCAATCCCGGCCCCCTGGCCGGGGGCGGATACGCCCTGATCCGGTTGACGGAGTCCGGCCTGCGGGGCGAGTTGCGGATGACCGGCAAGGCGCGGTTATAG
- a CDS encoding KamA family radical SAM protein — translation MDLWQEQMRNHVNTLDKLKNYITVTDREERAITEMPTRWGTTPYFAALMDRDDPDCPIRRQVVPSIQERENTYGVPNYLIWKENRDTSEVRPDCIARQYVDRVAFTVSDACAIYCRHCFRKELVVDRDLQLRFDVEEGLTWIREHPEVRDVLITGGDPFLFSDEKLDYLIRKLREMPHLQMIRFGTRTPIVLPQRVTEGLKKVLAGRHRVPIWINTQCNHPKEITEQTAQAVYDLLTCGVNVGNQAVLLKGINDDPATFRELHQKLLTVRIRPYYVFYCEPAPGIDHFRTPVEKGAELIRDAIRGHTTGLAQPMYVIATNIGKIPLMPDYYIQGKDEKEYTLRNYQGKTTQWPNIPE, via the coding sequence ATGGATTTGTGGCAGGAACAGATGCGAAATCACGTCAACACGTTGGACAAACTCAAGAACTACATCACCGTCACGGATCGGGAAGAACGGGCCATCACGGAAATGCCGACCCGCTGGGGAACCACCCCCTACTTCGCCGCGTTGATGGACCGGGACGACCCCGACTGTCCGATCCGCAGACAGGTGGTACCCAGCATCCAGGAACGGGAGAACACTTACGGCGTTCCCAATTATTTGATCTGGAAGGAAAACAGGGACACTTCGGAAGTTCGGCCGGACTGCATCGCCAGACAATACGTGGATCGGGTCGCTTTCACCGTTTCCGATGCCTGTGCCATCTATTGCCGACATTGCTTCCGCAAGGAGCTGGTCGTGGACCGGGACCTGCAACTGCGCTTCGACGTCGAGGAGGGGTTGACGTGGATTCGGGAGCACCCGGAAGTGCGGGACGTGTTGATCACCGGGGGAGATCCTTTCCTGTTTTCAGATGAGAAACTAGACTACTTGATCCGCAAGCTTCGCGAAATGCCGCACTTGCAGATGATCCGCTTCGGAACGCGGACCCCCATCGTCCTGCCGCAACGGGTCACCGAAGGGCTGAAGAAGGTCCTCGCCGGCCGCCATCGGGTGCCCATCTGGATCAACACCCAGTGCAACCACCCCAAGGAAATCACCGAGCAAACCGCACAGGCCGTTTACGACCTGCTCACCTGCGGGGTGAATGTGGGCAACCAGGCGGTGCTGCTCAAGGGGATCAACGATGATCCGGCCACTTTCCGCGAACTGCATCAAAAGTTGCTGACCGTGCGTATCCGGCCTTACTACGTCTTTTATTGCGAGCCCGCGCCGGGCATCGATCACTTCCGAACCCCGGTGGAAAAAGGCGCTGAACTGATCCGGGACGCCATCCGCGGCCACACCACCGGCCTGGCCCAGCCCATGTACGTCATCGCCACGAATATCGGCAAAATACCGCTGATGCCCGACTATTACATTCAGGGGAAGGACGAAAAGGAATACACCCTGCGCAACTACCAGGGCAAAACCACCCAGTGGCCGAATATCCCGGAATAG
- a CDS encoding RNHCP domain-containing protein, producing MRTRSDMRGRGGALPSPNAFLCGHCSRTVPGEAPGTQHRNHCPHCLWSLHVDLRTGDRRSGCHGRMEPVGVAVRYDGDWALLHRCQSCGLIRMNRIAGDDNPLALLSLAVRPLSKPPFPMDQLPRLIPGTEEVRP from the coding sequence ATGCGAACCAGATCCGACATGCGCGGTCGGGGCGGCGCTTTGCCGTCTCCCAACGCCTTTCTTTGCGGTCACTGCAGCCGCACCGTGCCCGGGGAAGCTCCCGGCACCCAGCATCGAAATCATTGCCCCCACTGCCTCTGGAGTCTTCACGTCGACCTGCGTACCGGCGACCGGAGAAGCGGCTGTCACGGACGAATGGAACCCGTCGGCGTTGCCGTGCGCTATGATGGCGACTGGGCCTTGTTGCATCGCTGCCAATCCTGCGGGTTGATCCGCATGAACCGCATCGCCGGCGACGACAACCCGCTGGCCCTGCTTTCCTTGGCCGTGCGTCCCTTGAGCAAGCCTCCGTTCCCCATGGACCAGTTGCCGCGACTGATACCCGGCACCGAGGAGGTGCGACCATGA
- a CDS encoding ADP-ribosylglycohydrolase family protein — MLKHTPEISSRLSGALYGFLIADALAMPVHWYYDRLSLHKDYGLVRDYQQPRNPHPDSILWRSRYRPAGPEADILHNQAMFWGERGVHYHQFLQAGENTLNIKLSRLLMEHLLESEGYDPDRYLAKYVAFMTTPGKHHDTYIEESHREFFKAWVLHRKGMTAAAPEEKHIGGLCLPVPILLFFHDQPNRGLLLGQRHLELTHPGPLMSDAFSAFSLTLQSVLDGMDIRQALEQELPEKSRFFTDHSFEDLADRDDVDVALNVFSTACYVQQSLPLAFYLAWKYQDDPEQALIVNTNLGGDNCYRGAVLGALLGAMHGERAWPERWIDGLLAPPTRFMTYLTDDARVLA; from the coding sequence ATGCTCAAACATACACCGGAAATCAGCTCCCGCCTCTCCGGGGCGCTCTATGGATTTCTGATCGCGGACGCCCTGGCCATGCCCGTGCACTGGTATTATGATCGGCTTTCCTTGCACAAGGACTACGGCCTCGTCCGGGACTACCAGCAACCCCGCAACCCCCATCCGGACAGCATTCTCTGGCGCTCCCGCTACCGCCCGGCCGGTCCGGAGGCGGACATCCTGCACAATCAAGCCATGTTCTGGGGCGAACGGGGCGTACATTATCATCAATTCCTGCAGGCCGGTGAAAACACCCTGAACATCAAGCTGAGCCGGTTGCTCATGGAGCACCTCTTGGAGTCCGAAGGCTACGATCCTGACCGCTATCTCGCCAAATATGTCGCGTTCATGACCACCCCCGGCAAACATCACGATACCTATATTGAAGAGTCTCACCGGGAGTTTTTCAAGGCCTGGGTCTTGCACAGGAAAGGCATGACGGCGGCCGCGCCGGAAGAGAAACACATCGGCGGACTGTGTCTGCCGGTTCCGATCCTGCTTTTCTTCCACGACCAGCCGAACAGGGGCCTCCTGCTCGGCCAACGTCACCTGGAATTGACCCACCCCGGCCCGCTCATGAGCGACGCCTTCTCTGCTTTCAGCCTGACCCTGCAATCCGTTCTGGACGGCATGGACATCCGCCAAGCCCTGGAACAGGAACTTCCGGAGAAGTCGCGCTTTTTCACCGACCATTCCTTTGAAGACCTGGCGGATCGCGACGATGTGGACGTGGCCCTCAATGTCTTCAGCACGGCCTGTTACGTCCAGCAATCCCTTCCGCTGGCGTTTTATCTGGCTTGGAAATATCAGGATGATCCGGAGCAGGCCCTGATCGTGAACACCAATCTTGGCGGCGACAACTGCTACCGGGGTGCCGTGCTCGGTGCCCTGTTAGGGGCCATGCATGGAGAACGGGCCTGGCCAGAGCGTTGGATCGACGGTTTGCTGGCCCCTCCGACTCGATTCATGACCTACCTGACCGACGACGCCCGAGTCCTCGCCTAG
- the cls gene encoding cardiolipin synthase, whose product MEWQFMENWPALLGAAFFLYWLTVLVVLINDQRDPTKTLAWLVLLSFLPLLGLALYYFFGRNWRKLAEQRGLHERHRAMAGPTMRSVHARHADMAETGREWAEERGYSRLVQLIEQTEFTPPLPACDVRILPSGAEKFALLKEDLAQAKETINIQYFIWERDRLTAELCAILLERLRAGVEVRMLNDFIGNLPYRKTELNRLAKAGAKVRFDVRQLNRANYRNHRKIVVIDGVRGYTGGINVGQEYIDGGRRFPAWRDTHVRFCGPAVAELQKLFALRWSEASRENLFSTRFFPEQYPMPGTCVPVQITATSVEDKWQTARRAHVLAMGHARKRIWIQSPYFVPDEQIYETMVNAALAGVDVRLMMTGLPDKRTAWYAAQTYFGPLLEAGGRIYYYMQGFLHAKTMTIDGNLLAIGTMNIDMRSLELHKELMVWFLNEDLARRHDAIFEQDLESCEEYTPARLRSLSRLAVFRNSAMRLASNLL is encoded by the coding sequence ATGGAATGGCAATTCATGGAGAACTGGCCCGCTCTGCTCGGGGCTGCCTTTTTTTTGTATTGGCTGACGGTTCTGGTGGTCCTGATCAATGACCAGCGCGATCCGACCAAAACCCTGGCCTGGCTGGTATTGCTCTCTTTTCTGCCTCTTTTGGGCTTGGCTCTGTACTATTTTTTCGGCCGCAACTGGCGCAAGCTCGCCGAGCAGCGAGGATTGCACGAACGGCACCGGGCCATGGCCGGTCCGACCATGCGCTCCGTTCATGCCAGGCACGCGGACATGGCGGAAACCGGTCGGGAGTGGGCCGAAGAACGAGGTTACTCCCGGCTGGTCCAGCTCATCGAGCAAACCGAGTTCACCCCGCCCCTGCCGGCTTGTGACGTGCGCATCCTGCCCAGCGGCGCGGAAAAGTTCGCGCTTTTGAAGGAAGATCTGGCCCAGGCCAAGGAGACCATCAATATCCAGTATTTCATCTGGGAGCGGGATCGGCTGACCGCGGAACTGTGCGCCATCCTCCTGGAGCGACTGCGGGCCGGGGTGGAAGTGCGGATGCTCAACGATTTCATCGGCAATCTGCCCTACCGCAAGACCGAACTGAACCGGCTGGCCAAGGCCGGGGCCAAGGTCCGCTTCGATGTCCGGCAGCTCAACAGGGCCAATTACCGCAACCACCGCAAGATCGTGGTCATTGACGGAGTACGCGGATACACCGGCGGGATCAACGTCGGCCAGGAATACATCGACGGAGGCCGGCGCTTTCCGGCTTGGCGGGACACTCATGTTCGCTTTTGCGGCCCGGCGGTGGCCGAACTCCAGAAGCTCTTCGCCTTGCGCTGGTCCGAGGCCAGCCGGGAAAACCTGTTCTCAACGCGTTTCTTTCCGGAACAGTATCCCATGCCCGGAACGTGTGTTCCGGTCCAAATCACGGCCACCAGCGTGGAGGACAAGTGGCAAACCGCCCGCCGGGCTCACGTGCTGGCCATGGGCCACGCCCGCAAGCGGATCTGGATTCAGTCGCCCTATTTCGTGCCCGACGAACAGATCTACGAAACCATGGTCAACGCGGCCCTGGCCGGAGTGGACGTTCGCCTGATGATGACCGGCCTGCCGGACAAACGCACCGCCTGGTACGCGGCCCAAACCTACTTCGGCCCGCTCCTGGAGGCCGGCGGCCGGATCTATTACTACATGCAAGGCTTCCTGCACGCCAAGACCATGACCATCGACGGCAACCTGCTGGCCATCGGGACCATGAACATCGACATGCGCAGCCTGGAACTGCACAAGGAGCTGATGGTCTGGTTCCTGAACGAGGATCTGGCCCGACGCCACGACGCCATCTTCGAGCAGGACCTGGAGTCCTGCGAGGAATACACCCCGGCCCGCCTGCGCTCCCTCTCCAGACTCGCCGTGTTCCGCAACTCGGCCATGCGCCTGGCGTCCAATCTGCTTTAG
- a CDS encoding glutamine synthetase family protein, which produces MRQEDDGTRTDSETVPDLARETTAAWKDEEVEFIKIFFTDLNGRLRTLTINPEFMDQIVEKGVGFDGSSIAGITTVDDSDRLLLPVPESYRVLEFNSERIGFCIARILNLMGGRSLSDPRAVLERTLERAMDEFGVRFQVAPEYEFFLLKSDDFTKNIHSDKAGYFHSDPHDKGGFVRNQIIRTLKRCGIRHEKTHHEVTASQHEINLEHTDALSAADRTLLFNYVAERVAAEEGMHMTLMPKPFDGQNRSAFHLHISMWDQNGVNLFHDAQGEHRLSSLARQFISGILKYARQTSIIMASTYNSYKAYVAEREAPMVVGWGIKNRSSMVRLPHCASPESTRLELRSPDPSGNVYLQMATLIEMGLQGLREGAECGPPDVGSVYRGLWDCRVWDERFLPRSMYEALVEAERSEFLRNLLGESIYKHYMCLKIASWEEHRTHVTPRELGNYLSC; this is translated from the coding sequence GTGCGGCAGGAAGATGATGGAACGCGAACCGATTCGGAAACGGTTCCGGATTTGGCCCGAGAAACGACCGCGGCGTGGAAGGACGAGGAGGTGGAGTTCATTAAAATTTTTTTCACGGACCTGAACGGACGGCTTCGGACCTTGACCATCAATCCGGAGTTCATGGACCAGATCGTGGAAAAAGGTGTCGGCTTTGACGGCAGTTCCATTGCCGGAATCACCACGGTGGACGACAGCGACCGACTGTTGCTCCCTGTACCGGAGAGTTACCGCGTACTGGAGTTCAACAGTGAGCGGATCGGCTTCTGTATCGCCCGGATACTGAATTTGATGGGCGGGCGGTCTCTCTCCGATCCGCGGGCCGTCCTGGAGCGGACCCTGGAGCGGGCCATGGACGAATTCGGCGTGCGCTTTCAGGTGGCTCCGGAGTACGAGTTCTTTCTCCTCAAAAGCGACGACTTCACCAAAAACATTCATTCGGACAAGGCAGGCTATTTCCACTCCGATCCCCACGACAAGGGCGGCTTCGTGCGCAACCAGATCATCCGCACCCTTAAGCGCTGCGGCATCCGCCATGAAAAGACCCATCACGAGGTCACGGCCTCCCAGCACGAGATCAATCTGGAACACACGGACGCCCTGTCCGCCGCGGACAGGACCCTGCTCTTCAACTATGTCGCCGAACGGGTGGCCGCGGAAGAGGGCATGCACATGACGTTGATGCCCAAGCCCTTTGACGGCCAGAACCGCAGCGCTTTCCACCTGCATATCTCCATGTGGGATCAGAACGGAGTAAACCTGTTCCACGATGCCCAGGGCGAGCACCGGCTGAGCAGCCTTGCCCGGCAATTCATCTCCGGGATTCTGAAGTACGCCCGTCAGACGTCCATCATCATGGCTTCCACGTACAATTCCTACAAAGCCTATGTGGCCGAACGCGAAGCGCCCATGGTCGTGGGCTGGGGGATCAAGAACCGCAGCTCCATGGTCCGCCTGCCCCACTGCGCCAGCCCGGAAAGCACCCGCCTGGAACTGCGTAGTCCGGACCCGTCGGGCAACGTGTATCTCCAGATGGCGACTTTGATCGAAATGGGGTTACAGGGGCTCCGGGAAGGGGCAGAGTGCGGACCGCCGGACGTGGGCAGCGTTTATCGTGGTCTTTGGGATTGCCGGGTATGGGACGAACGCTTTCTGCCCCGGAGCATGTACGAGGCCTTGGTGGAGGCGGAGCGCAGCGAATTCTTGCGCAACCTTCTGGGCGAGAGCATCTACAAGCACTATATGTGCTTGAAAATCGCCAGTTGGGAAGAGCACCGCACCCACGTCACGCCGCGGGAGCTGGGGAATTACTTGAGCTGTTAA
- a CDS encoding DUF1786 domain-containing protein — MGEVTGRIQNSGVRSQESEGGSRKECAAREFEEGPRSVLCLDIGSGTQDVLLHIPGEQPENCPKFVLPSPARVVAGRIAALTAARRAVWLYGDNMGGGFFRTAKAHLEQGLPLAAHPEAAFSLGDNPDRVRALGVDLTETCPPGHVPLHLADFDPGFWRTFLAAAGLDYPDLILAAAQDHGYHPDSSNRVGRFQLWHDFLLQAHGRPEALVFADPPVQLTRLRTLKARIGAGLVADTGAAAVLGALFEPEVRERQQTEGVCVINVGNSHVLGFLLFQDQILGVYEQHSNRSRDDVLADLDLFRHGLLTHQQVMDQFGHGCLTLDLPPEAGAFAPTYVLGPRRALLRDTGAVFLAPGGDMMLAGCFGLLQGWEFTRQGR; from the coding sequence CGGAAGGAGTGCGCAGCGCGGGAGTTTGAAGAGGGGCCGCGCTCGGTTCTGTGTCTGGACATCGGCAGCGGGACCCAGGATGTGTTGCTGCACATCCCCGGCGAGCAGCCGGAGAACTGCCCCAAGTTCGTGCTGCCCTCCCCGGCCCGGGTTGTGGCCGGTCGGATCGCGGCCCTGACCGCGGCCCGCCGGGCCGTCTGGCTCTACGGGGACAACATGGGCGGCGGCTTCTTCCGGACCGCCAAGGCCCATCTGGAGCAGGGTCTGCCCCTGGCCGCCCATCCGGAAGCGGCTTTTTCCCTGGGGGACAATCCGGATCGGGTCCGGGCCCTGGGCGTCGACCTGACCGAAACCTGCCCGCCCGGCCACGTCCCGTTGCACTTGGCCGACTTTGATCCAGGCTTCTGGCGGACTTTCCTGGCCGCCGCCGGGCTGGACTACCCGGACCTGATTTTAGCTGCGGCCCAGGATCACGGCTACCACCCGGATTCCAGCAATCGCGTCGGCCGGTTCCAACTCTGGCACGACTTCCTGCTCCAGGCCCACGGCCGGCCCGAGGCCCTGGTTTTCGCCGACCCGCCCGTGCAGCTGACCCGTCTGCGCACCCTGAAAGCCCGCATTGGCGCCGGACTGGTGGCGGACACCGGCGCCGCCGCGGTGCTGGGCGCGCTCTTCGAGCCCGAGGTCCGAGAGCGTCAGCAAACTGAAGGCGTGTGCGTGATCAACGTGGGCAACAGCCATGTCCTGGGCTTTCTGCTTTTCCAGGATCAAATCCTCGGCGTCTACGAGCAGCACTCCAACCGGAGCCGGGATGACGTCCTGGCCGACCTGGACCTGTTCCGCCACGGCCTGCTGACCCACCAACAGGTCATGGACCAGTTCGGCCACGGTTGCCTGACCCTGGACCTGCCGCCGGAAGCCGGAGCCTTCGCCCCCACCTACGTCCTCGGCCCCCGCCGCGCCCTGCTCCGGGACACCGGAGCCGTGTTCCTCGCCCCGGGCGGGGACATGATGCTGGCCGGGTGTTTCGGGTTGCTGCAAGGCTGGGAGTTCACGCGCCAGGGCCGCTGA
- a CDS encoding VOC family protein — translation MSDRFTTNGAFSWSELLTSDVEGAKKFYGDLLGWEIEDMPMEGMDYTVVKAGGEEVGGIMAMPPQAPEGMPPHWGTYVTVTDVDAVARKAPELGGRVLLPPTDIPGVGRFSVIQDPQGAVLSVITYTFQAVGK, via the coding sequence ATGAGCGACAGGTTTACAACGAATGGAGCGTTCAGCTGGAGCGAGCTGCTGACCAGCGACGTGGAGGGAGCCAAGAAATTTTATGGGGATTTGCTTGGCTGGGAGATCGAGGACATGCCCATGGAAGGCATGGATTACACCGTGGTCAAGGCCGGAGGAGAGGAAGTGGGTGGGATCATGGCCATGCCGCCTCAGGCGCCGGAGGGCATGCCGCCGCACTGGGGGACCTACGTTACGGTAACGGACGTGGACGCCGTGGCCCGCAAAGCCCCGGAACTCGGAGGGCGGGTGCTCCTCCCGCCCACGGACATCCCCGGCGTTGGCCGGTTCAGCGTTATCCAAGATCCTCAAGGAGCGGTCCTGTCCGTAATCACTTATACATTCCAAGCTGTTGGCAAATGA
- the xth gene encoding exodeoxyribonuclease III has protein sequence MKLYSWNVNGFRAVLNKGYWEWFRRADADVVGLQEIKATPDQLADEDRRVSGYLDYWNPSRTRKGYSGVACFSKREPLAVAEELPDERFHGEGRVLRLDFPEFHYFNIYFPNGQMSRERLDYKLGFYEAFLDHVQELRRSKPIVVCGDFNTAHREIDLKNPKANAETSGFLPIERAWIDSFIAAGYVDTFRMFNDQPDQYTWWTYRFGARSRNAGWRIDYFFVSEELKPNVRRAWIEPEVLGSDHCPVGLELAL, from the coding sequence ATGAAACTGTACTCATGGAACGTAAACGGCTTTCGGGCCGTGCTGAACAAAGGCTATTGGGAATGGTTCCGCCGGGCCGACGCCGACGTGGTGGGCCTGCAGGAGATCAAGGCCACGCCGGATCAACTCGCCGATGAGGACCGGCGGGTTTCCGGTTATCTGGACTATTGGAATCCCAGTCGGACCAGGAAAGGCTATTCCGGGGTGGCCTGCTTCAGCAAAAGGGAGCCCCTGGCCGTGGCCGAGGAACTGCCCGATGAGCGCTTTCACGGAGAAGGGCGGGTGCTTCGGCTGGATTTTCCGGAGTTTCATTATTTCAACATCTACTTCCCCAACGGCCAGATGAGCCGGGAGCGGCTGGACTACAAGCTGGGCTTTTACGAAGCCTTTCTGGACCATGTCCAGGAGTTGCGTCGCTCCAAACCCATCGTGGTCTGTGGGGACTTCAACACCGCACATCGGGAAATCGACCTGAAAAACCCCAAGGCCAATGCCGAGACTTCCGGCTTTCTGCCCATCGAGCGGGCCTGGATCGATTCCTTCATCGCCGCCGGATACGTGGACACCTTTCGGATGTTCAACGACCAGCCGGACCAATACACATGGTGGACCTACCGTTTCGGCGCCCGAAGCCGCAACGCCGGATGGCGTATCGACTACTTCTTCGTCTCCGAGGAACTCAAGCCCAACGTCCGCCGCGCTTGGATCGAACCTGAGGTCCTGGGGTCGGATCATTGTCCGGTGGGGCTGGAGTTGGCATTGTAG
- a CDS encoding PAAR-like domain-containing protein: MFAVTTNAGRIGGDLDVCGTPSTAGTTPEVYANTVSPAQGKPKAQKLLVAGMPALHRNSSCGPSAGNEQGVAGGVISGEVKGPASFSTGSAKVMIEGSPAVRLNDAAVLNGGNGVGRVLEPSQGKVMILS, encoded by the coding sequence ATGTTTGCCGTAACCACCAACGCCGGTCGGATCGGCGGGGATTTGGATGTTTGTGGGACGCCTTCTACAGCCGGGACCACCCCGGAAGTCTATGCCAACACCGTGTCCCCGGCCCAGGGAAAGCCCAAGGCCCAAAAGCTGTTGGTCGCCGGGATGCCGGCCCTGCACCGGAACTCGTCCTGCGGGCCGAGCGCGGGGAATGAACAAGGGGTCGCCGGGGGAGTGATTTCCGGGGAGGTCAAGGGGCCGGCTTCGTTCAGCACGGGCAGCGCCAAGGTGATGATCGAGGGCAGTCCGGCCGTGCGCCTGAACGACGCCGCGGTGCTCAACGGCGGCAATGGAGTAGGGCGGGTGTTGGAACCCAGTCAGGGCAAGGTGATGATTCTGTCCTGA